The following are encoded in a window of Castanea sativa cultivar Marrone di Chiusa Pesio chromosome 5, ASM4071231v1 genomic DNA:
- the LOC142637027 gene encoding cytochrome b561 domain-containing protein At4g18260 isoform X2, with protein MTYDITIHGILLWASLGFLFPVGILIIRMSSREAPGSARFKAFFYLHVILQILSVLLATAGAVMSIKKFENSFDNSHQRLGLALYVVIWVQVFIGFFRPKRGKKERGMWYMLHWILGTIISLVGIINVYTGFIAYNRKTSRSTTLWTILFTAEVSFIAFFYLFQDKWEYMQKQGVTLGDLPITLSNQEIPERFNQKEMLPEPCGKRNALVNLFD; from the exons ATGACATATGATATCACAATTCATGGGATTCTCCTATGGGCTTCACTGGGGTTCTTATTTCCTGTTGGGATACTTATTATCAGAATGTCTAGTAGAGAGGCACCTGGTTCTGCACGATTCAAAGCTTTCTTCTATCTCCATGTTATTTTGCAG ATACTCTCAGTGCTTCTTGCCACAGCCGGAGCTGTCatgtcaataaaaaaattcGAGAATTCATTTGATAACAGCCACCAAAGACTAGGTCTAGCACTTTATGTTGTCATATGGGTGCAAGTCTTTATTGGATTTTTCAGGCCTAAAag GGGGAAGAAAGAAAGGGGTATGTGGTATATGTTGCATTGGATACTTGGGACAATAATTTCTCTGGTGGGGATCATCAACGTTTACACAGGCTTTATTGCATACAATAGGAAAACATCAAGGAGCACAACCCTTTGGACTATACTTTTCACAGCTGAGGTCTCtttcattgctttcttttacCTCTTTCAAGACAAATGGGAGTATATGCAAAAGCAAGGTGTGACTTTAGGCGACTTGCCGATCACACTTTCTAATCAAGAAATTCCTGAAAGGTTCAACCAAAAGGAGATGTTGCCTGAACCATGTGGCAAGCGCAATGCACTTGTGAATTTGTTTGACTAA
- the LOC142637027 gene encoding cytochrome b561 domain-containing protein At4g18260 isoform X1: protein MQIFHNCVPFYVSAYYLILIPLVGCSFHEDMNHFSSHHKSNISDNFHKLSRQMTYDITIHGILLWASLGFLFPVGILIIRMSSREAPGSARFKAFFYLHVILQILSVLLATAGAVMSIKKFENSFDNSHQRLGLALYVVIWVQVFIGFFRPKRGKKERGMWYMLHWILGTIISLVGIINVYTGFIAYNRKTSRSTTLWTILFTAEVSFIAFFYLFQDKWEYMQKQGVTLGDLPITLSNQEIPERFNQKEMLPEPCGKRNALVNLFD, encoded by the exons ATGcaaatttttcacaattgtgTACCTTTCTATGTCTCTGCATACTATCTTATTCTTATACCATTAGTTGGCTGTTCATTCCACGAAGACATGAATCATTTCAGCAGTCATCACAAGAGCAATATTAGCGATAACTTTCACAAG CTAAGTCGTCAGATGACATATGATATCACAATTCATGGGATTCTCCTATGGGCTTCACTGGGGTTCTTATTTCCTGTTGGGATACTTATTATCAGAATGTCTAGTAGAGAGGCACCTGGTTCTGCACGATTCAAAGCTTTCTTCTATCTCCATGTTATTTTGCAG ATACTCTCAGTGCTTCTTGCCACAGCCGGAGCTGTCatgtcaataaaaaaattcGAGAATTCATTTGATAACAGCCACCAAAGACTAGGTCTAGCACTTTATGTTGTCATATGGGTGCAAGTCTTTATTGGATTTTTCAGGCCTAAAag GGGGAAGAAAGAAAGGGGTATGTGGTATATGTTGCATTGGATACTTGGGACAATAATTTCTCTGGTGGGGATCATCAACGTTTACACAGGCTTTATTGCATACAATAGGAAAACATCAAGGAGCACAACCCTTTGGACTATACTTTTCACAGCTGAGGTCTCtttcattgctttcttttacCTCTTTCAAGACAAATGGGAGTATATGCAAAAGCAAGGTGTGACTTTAGGCGACTTGCCGATCACACTTTCTAATCAAGAAATTCCTGAAAGGTTCAACCAAAAGGAGATGTTGCCTGAACCATGTGGCAAGCGCAATGCACTTGTGAATTTGTTTGACTAA